A section of the Caballeronia sp. M1242 genome encodes:
- the minE gene encoding cell division topological specificity factor MinE, with protein MSILSFLLGEKKKSASVAKERLQLIIAHERAGGKAAADYLPALQRELVAVISKYVKISDDDIRVSLERQDDLEVLEVKIEIPQA; from the coding sequence ATGTCGATTCTTTCGTTTTTGCTGGGCGAGAAGAAGAAGTCCGCTTCGGTCGCGAAGGAACGCTTGCAGTTGATCATTGCGCACGAGCGCGCGGGTGGCAAAGCCGCCGCCGATTACCTGCCGGCGTTGCAACGAGAACTCGTTGCCGTGATTTCGAAATACGTGAAGATTTCCGATGACGATATTCGGGTGAGCCTCGAACGTCAGGACGATCTCGAAGTGCTGGAAGTCAAGATCGAGATTCCACAGGCCTAG
- the opgC gene encoding OpgC domain-containing protein yields the protein MTSPPARSLEVDFFRGIVLLIIAVDHISGSVLSRFTLHQYAFCDSAEVFVFLGGYASAAAYTALATRRSGSAARRRFFRRSWEIYRAYLLTAVLMLIGGALLMLLRIDSPMLQYTEWPAFLARPFGLLFDVALLRQQPYLSSVLPMYSLFALAVPVVVPLAARRPVIAMFGSLLLWLAAAPLANALPASYAQAWSFNPLAWQLMFVTGVLARVQPISDDFHAGRVARALTCLAVAFALTFAFAKLFLETQAPPGYMKQNLATLRIVSFGAVAWIIARAVYAGWIGTLARRFPGIVTVGQQGLVCFIAGAAVSLVLDSALRAMGVENLGRYPSHWLAGMVADAIAVGFLLWLARFWAERKAARACRETARRRALIERRPVPAHAVNRRDR from the coding sequence ATGACTTCCCCGCCGGCACGTTCGCTCGAAGTCGATTTCTTTCGGGGAATCGTGCTTCTGATCATCGCGGTGGACCACATATCGGGAAGCGTGCTGTCGCGCTTCACGCTGCATCAGTACGCCTTTTGCGATTCCGCGGAAGTGTTCGTGTTTCTGGGCGGTTACGCGTCGGCGGCGGCTTACACGGCGCTTGCGACGCGCCGGAGTGGTTCGGCCGCTCGCCGTCGCTTTTTCAGGCGAAGCTGGGAAATCTATCGCGCGTATCTGCTGACGGCGGTGCTGATGCTCATCGGCGGCGCGCTCTTGATGCTGCTGCGGATCGATTCGCCGATGCTCCAGTACACCGAATGGCCGGCGTTTCTCGCGCGCCCGTTCGGCCTGCTCTTCGATGTCGCGCTGCTGCGGCAGCAGCCGTATCTATCGTCGGTGCTGCCGATGTATTCGCTTTTCGCGCTCGCCGTACCCGTCGTGGTGCCGCTCGCCGCGCGCAGGCCGGTCATCGCGATGTTCGGCAGCCTGCTGCTTTGGCTCGCGGCGGCACCGCTCGCCAACGCGCTTCCGGCTTCGTATGCGCAGGCGTGGTCCTTCAATCCGTTGGCGTGGCAGCTGATGTTCGTAACGGGCGTGCTCGCGCGCGTGCAGCCGATCAGCGACGACTTCCACGCGGGACGCGTCGCGCGGGCGCTGACTTGCCTGGCGGTTGCGTTCGCGCTGACGTTCGCGTTCGCGAAGCTCTTTCTGGAAACGCAGGCGCCGCCGGGATACATGAAGCAGAACCTCGCGACGCTGCGCATCGTGAGTTTCGGCGCAGTGGCGTGGATCATCGCGCGCGCGGTCTATGCAGGCTGGATCGGCACGCTCGCTCGCAGGTTTCCGGGCATCGTGACGGTCGGGCAGCAGGGACTCGTATGCTTTATCGCGGGCGCGGCCGTGTCGCTCGTGCTGGATTCGGCGTTGCGCGCGATGGGCGTCGAGAACCTCGGGCGGTATCCGTCGCACTGGCTGGCGGGGATGGTCGCGGATGCGATCGCCGTCGGCTTTCTGCTGTGGCTCGCGCGATTTTGGGCGGAGCGCAAAGCGGCGCGGGCGTGTCGTGAGACGGCGCGGCGACGTGCTTTGATCGAACGGCGGCCCGTGCCGGCGCATGCGGTCAATCGGCGGGATCGGTGA
- a CDS encoding chloride channel protein, which yields MIRALRSLSTVTTRRTRSLWRRYGIFWLGAILVGLVAVYYARLIDWGYGLFMGFRAEHTWLPLIVTPAVAALCVLVTRAFFRGSEGSGIPQVIAVLHSPTSAAGGRLLTLKILASKIAVSFLAILGGFTIGREGPTVQVGAALMFNMRRFYPRSNSLIERQLVLAGAAAGLSAAFNTPLAGIVFAIEELTRSFEVRASGVLITGIIIAGIVALGLNGNYTYFGTIDVGAHFPKMLAVAVVVTAIVTGIAGGVFCWLLLNTSKWIPAPLRKLHASQPVAFAALCGLVIAAVGIVSGGNTFGSGYAEARGLLEGREHLSAFYPLLKMVSMIGSYLPGIPGGIFAPSLSIGAGFGNVLHMVFSDMQLPMLIALAMVGYLAAVTQSPITAFVIVMEMINGHALVISLMATALISSRVSRVFAPPLYEALSERYMTPLAHPAAPSPEVPDPETEAAAEAAASQK from the coding sequence ATGATCCGCGCGCTTCGTTCCCTCTCGACTGTCACCACGCGCCGAACGCGCAGCCTCTGGCGCCGCTACGGCATCTTCTGGCTGGGCGCGATTCTCGTCGGTCTCGTCGCCGTGTATTACGCGCGGCTCATCGACTGGGGATACGGCCTCTTCATGGGCTTTCGCGCGGAACATACGTGGCTGCCGCTCATCGTGACGCCGGCCGTGGCGGCGCTCTGCGTGCTTGTCACGCGCGCGTTCTTTCGCGGCTCGGAAGGCAGCGGCATTCCACAGGTAATCGCCGTGCTGCATAGCCCGACATCGGCGGCGGGCGGGCGGCTGCTCACGCTCAAGATTCTCGCCAGCAAGATCGCCGTTTCGTTCCTCGCGATTCTCGGCGGCTTCACCATCGGTCGCGAAGGGCCGACGGTGCAGGTCGGCGCGGCGCTCATGTTCAACATGCGGCGCTTCTATCCACGCTCGAATTCGCTGATCGAGCGCCAACTCGTGCTCGCCGGCGCGGCGGCCGGATTGTCCGCGGCATTCAACACGCCGCTCGCGGGCATCGTGTTCGCCATCGAGGAACTCACGCGCAGCTTCGAAGTGCGCGCGAGCGGCGTGCTGATCACCGGCATCATCATCGCGGGTATCGTCGCGCTCGGGCTCAACGGCAACTACACCTACTTCGGCACCATCGACGTCGGCGCGCATTTTCCGAAGATGCTGGCCGTGGCCGTCGTCGTCACGGCGATCGTCACCGGCATCGCGGGCGGCGTGTTCTGCTGGCTGCTGCTCAACACGAGCAAGTGGATTCCCGCGCCGTTGCGCAAGCTCCATGCGTCGCAGCCGGTCGCGTTCGCCGCGCTCTGCGGGCTCGTGATCGCGGCGGTCGGCATCGTGTCGGGCGGCAACACCTTCGGCAGCGGCTACGCGGAAGCGCGCGGCCTGCTGGAAGGACGCGAGCATCTTTCGGCGTTCTATCCGCTCTTGAAGATGGTCTCGATGATCGGCTCGTATCTGCCCGGCATTCCGGGCGGAATTTTCGCGCCCTCGCTGTCCATCGGCGCGGGCTTCGGCAACGTCCTGCACATGGTGTTCTCGGACATGCAGTTGCCCATGCTGATCGCGCTCGCGATGGTCGGCTATCTCGCCGCCGTCACGCAATCGCCGATCACCGCGTTCGTGATCGTGATGGAGATGATCAACGGGCACGCGCTCGTCATCTCGCTGATGGCCACCGCGCTGATTTCGAGCCGCGTGTCGCGCGTGTTCGCCCCGCCGCTCTACGAGGCGCTGTCGGAGCGTTATATGACGCCGCTCGCGCATCCAGCCGCGCCTTCGCCCGAAGTGCCGGACCCGGAGACGGAGGCCGCTGCTGAGGCGGCCGCTTCGCAGAAATAG